The genomic window TCCGGAATCAAAATGACATCCGCCGAGCCGGAGAGTCCTGAGTGCAACGCGATCCAACCCGCATAACGTCCCATCACTTCGACGACCATGACTCTCTCATGGGATTCCGCAGTCGAATGAACTTTGTCTATGGCTTCGGTTGCTGTGGTTACTGCGGTGTCAAATCCGAATGTAATGATGGTGCCCGCAAGATCATTGTCAATTGTTTTCGGGACTCCAACAATGGGAATTCCTTTATCAATAAACTTCTGCGCGATGCGAAGAGAACCATCTCCTCCGATGCAAATGAGAACATCGAAACCGGCGCGATGAAAATTTTCCACGATGTGATCGGAGATATCGACGGTGGATGTGCCGTTCTCTGTCTTGATCGGGTATTCGAACGGATTGCCGCGATTCGCCGTTCCCAGAATCGTTCCGCCCAGATGAGTAATGCCGCGCACGCGATCTCTGGTGAGGGGAATCAATCCCTGCATATCAAACAGACCACGGTAACCATGGCTGATTCCATAAACTTCCCACCCCTGTCGCAGACACGCCAGGGTTGCAGCCCGAATCACAGCATTCAAACCGGGCGCATCTCCACCACCGGTGTTGATGGCAACTTTCTTGATCTTCGCAGGATCTAAACGATCAGTCATCAGGATTTCACC from bacterium includes these protein-coding regions:
- a CDS encoding ATP-dependent 6-phosphofructokinase, which produces MTDRLDPAKIKKVAINTGGGDAPGLNAVIRAATLACLRQGWEVYGISHGYRGLFDMQGLIPLTRDRVRGITHLGGTILGTANRGNPFEYPIKTENGTSTVDISDHIVENFHRAGFDVLICIGGDGSLRIAQKFIDKGIPIVGVPKTIDNDLAGTIITFGFDTAVTTATEAIDKVHSTAESHERVMVVEVMGRYAGWIALHSGLSGSADVILIPEIPFDIKRVCEKIWERENSGKHFTIVVCAEGAHPAGHGMMTKGEKEAGREVLLGGIAEYVAKELSRLTGKETRSLVLGHLQRGGSPTTFDRLIGLRFGAAAVRCILEGRCNMMVALDPPDVKTIPIPEAIREMKCVPLNCDTVLTARSLGISFGD